From a single Azospirillum fermentarium genomic region:
- a CDS encoding YnfA family protein yields the protein MTSLAVYALAALAEIGGCFAFWAWLRLEKSPWWLVPGMVSLALFAWALTRVEVDMAGRAYAAYGGIYVLASLGWLWLVEGARPDRWDAAGVVLCVAGTLVILFGPRAPSL from the coding sequence ATGACCAGTCTTGCCGTCTATGCCCTGGCCGCCCTGGCCGAAATCGGTGGCTGCTTCGCGTTCTGGGCGTGGCTGCGGCTGGAGAAATCGCCGTGGTGGCTGGTGCCGGGCATGGTCAGTCTGGCCCTGTTCGCCTGGGCCTTGACGCGGGTGGAGGTGGACATGGCCGGGCGCGCTTACGCCGCCTATGGCGGGATCTACGTTCTGGCCTCGCTGGGCTGGCTGTGGCTGGTGGAAGGCGCCCGCCCCGACCGCTGGGACGCGGCGGGCGTGGTCCTGTGCGTGGCGGGAACGCTGGTCATCCTGTTCGGGCCGCGGGCGCCGTCGCTTTAG
- a CDS encoding NUDIX hydrolase, with protein sequence MTSETDRGEPRPWRVLDSRTLVDAPPFLRVRVESVELPDGRRVDDYYQFDMPSFACIFAETGDGRVIVFRQYRHGLRGTCHVFPGGHLEPGEDPLAAAKRELREETGYESGDWTDLGGYLVNSNQGGSVSHMFHARGCRLSGGTTADDLEESQMLLLTRAAVAELAGRGGFPLLTQIALLAMVTNRELAERLGR encoded by the coding sequence ATGACGTCTGAGACGGACCGGGGCGAGCCGCGCCCGTGGCGGGTGCTGGACAGCCGCACGCTGGTGGACGCCCCGCCGTTCCTGCGGGTGCGGGTGGAATCGGTGGAACTGCCCGACGGGCGGCGGGTGGATGATTACTACCAGTTCGACATGCCGTCCTTCGCCTGCATCTTCGCCGAGACCGGCGACGGGCGGGTGATCGTGTTCCGCCAGTACCGCCACGGGCTGCGCGGCACCTGCCACGTCTTCCCCGGCGGCCATCTGGAACCGGGGGAAGACCCGCTGGCCGCGGCCAAGCGCGAATTGCGGGAGGAAACCGGGTATGAATCCGGCGACTGGACCGATCTGGGCGGCTATCTGGTGAATTCCAACCAGGGGGGATCGGTGTCGCACATGTTCCACGCCCGCGGCTGCCGGCTGAGCGGCGGCACCACCGCCGACGATCTGGAGGAATCCCAGATGCTGCTGCTGACGCGGGCCGCGGTGGCGGAGCTGGCGGGCCGCGGCGGCTTTCCCCTGCTGACGCAGATCGCCCTGCTGGCGATGGTCACCAACCGGGAACTGGCGGAACGGCTGGGGAGGTAA
- a CDS encoding M1 family metallopeptidase produces the protein MTVRLAGAVLALVLPAGLAAAAGLHHELDVTLDPPSRRLAVTDRLTLPPDVKTVSLAPGLVLDSVTRNGQPVSISRSGDTLTLPGGEGPVTLRYSGTLPDLPPDRMPAGGMGMGTEGAFLPAGSGWVALGGDEPPTWTMTVRVPAPYTAVASGALGGEERSGQGTTVTFAETRPVETPSLFAGPWTVTERMAGGVRLRTYFHEEQAALAEPFLDQSAATIARYAGAIGPYPFAGFSVVSVPVPVGYAFPGLTTIGRRVLPLPFVRGQSLDHEILHNWWGNGVRVGGGGNWAEGLTTAMADHAAAEASGEDAALRLDWLRDYAALPAGRDQPLTAFRGRTHDASMVVGYGKTAFLFLMLRDRIGDEAWQAGIRRFAREQMLRDAGWPDLRRAFEVEAGRDLGPFFTQWLERPGAPSLTLDEVAVVDGGVRLRLGQSAPAYDLTVPVAVEDAAGTRTHAVRLSGLETVVTLPASAPVRLVAVDPDHRLFRRLAPGEAPPILRDVTLDPGSAVVLAAEGDGREPARALAARLIDGKARIVTAAKADPAAPLAVIGTAAAVDAALQSLKLPPLPDTLAGRGTAQVWTTRRTGGAAVLVVRAADAAALAALLRPLPHYGRQGWLVFDGAKAVDRGGWPAGTSPLRVEMGRVAIP, from the coding sequence ATGACCGTGCGGCTTGCGGGAGCGGTCCTGGCGCTGGTGCTTCCGGCGGGGCTGGCCGCGGCCGCCGGGCTTCATCACGAGCTGGACGTAACGCTCGACCCGCCGTCGCGGCGGCTGGCGGTCACCGACCGCCTGACCTTGCCGCCGGACGTCAAAACGGTGTCGCTGGCGCCGGGGCTGGTGCTGGACTCCGTGACCCGCAACGGGCAGCCGGTCTCCATCAGCCGTTCGGGCGACACCCTGACCTTGCCGGGCGGGGAGGGGCCGGTGACCCTGCGCTATTCCGGCACCCTGCCGGACCTGCCCCCCGACCGCATGCCCGCGGGCGGCATGGGCATGGGGACGGAAGGCGCGTTCCTGCCCGCCGGCAGCGGCTGGGTGGCGCTGGGCGGGGACGAGCCGCCCACCTGGACCATGACCGTGCGGGTGCCGGCCCCCTACACCGCCGTCGCCTCCGGCGCCTTGGGTGGGGAGGAGAGGAGCGGGCAGGGGACCACCGTGACCTTTGCCGAGACCCGCCCGGTGGAAACCCCGTCGCTGTTCGCCGGTCCGTGGACGGTGACCGAGCGCATGGCCGGCGGCGTGCGGCTGCGGACATATTTCCACGAGGAACAGGCAGCCTTGGCCGAACCCTTCCTCGATCAGTCCGCCGCCACCATTGCCCGCTACGCCGGAGCCATCGGGCCGTATCCCTTTGCCGGGTTCTCGGTGGTGTCGGTTCCGGTGCCGGTGGGCTATGCCTTTCCCGGCCTGACCACCATCGGGCGGCGGGTGCTGCCCCTGCCCTTCGTGCGCGGTCAGTCGCTGGATCACGAGATCCTGCACAACTGGTGGGGCAACGGCGTGCGGGTGGGCGGGGGCGGCAATTGGGCCGAGGGGCTGACCACCGCCATGGCCGACCACGCCGCCGCCGAAGCCAGCGGGGAGGATGCCGCCCTGCGCCTGGACTGGCTGCGCGACTATGCAGCACTGCCGGCGGGACGTGATCAGCCGCTGACCGCCTTTCGCGGGCGGACCCACGATGCCTCCATGGTGGTGGGATACGGCAAGACGGCGTTCCTGTTCCTGATGCTGCGCGACCGGATCGGGGATGAGGCGTGGCAGGCCGGCATCCGCCGTTTCGCCCGTGAACAGATGCTTCGCGATGCCGGCTGGCCCGACCTGCGCCGCGCGTTCGAGGTGGAAGCGGGCCGGGATCTCGGCCCCTTCTTCACCCAATGGCTGGAACGCCCCGGCGCGCCGTCGCTGACCCTGGATGAGGTGGCGGTGGTGGATGGCGGTGTGCGGCTGCGGCTGGGCCAGAGCGCACCCGCCTATGACCTGACGGTGCCGGTGGCGGTGGAGGACGCGGCGGGCACCCGCACCCACGCCGTGCGGCTGAGTGGGCTTGAGACGGTGGTCACCCTGCCGGCCTCCGCACCCGTGCGTTTGGTGGCGGTGGACCCGGATCACCGGCTGTTCCGCCGGCTGGCACCGGGGGAGGCGCCGCCGATCCTGCGCGACGTGACACTCGACCCCGGCAGCGCCGTGGTCCTGGCCGCCGAGGGCGACGGGCGCGAGCCGGCCCGGGCGCTGGCCGCCCGGCTGATCGACGGCAAGGCCCGCATCGTCACCGCGGCCAAGGCCGATCCCGCCGCCCCCCTGGCCGTGATCGGCACGGCGGCGGCGGTGGACGCGGCGTTGCAAAGCCTGAAGCTGCCCCCGCTGCCGGACACCCTGGCCGGGCGCGGCACGGCGCAGGTGTGGACCACACGCCGGACCGGCGGTGCCGCGGTGCTGGTGGTGCGCGCCGCCGATGCCGCCGCTTTGGCGGCCCTGCTGCGCCCCTTGCCCCATTACGGGCGGCAGGGCTGGCTGGTCTTCGACGGGGCGAAGGCGGTGGACCGCGGCGGCTGGCCGGCGGGCACCAGTCCCCTGCGGGTGGAGATGGGGCGGGTGGCGATCCCATGA
- a CDS encoding gamma-glutamylcyclotransferase, translating to MPPDTLPCDDAAPAPVWSRDVTLEPGADLWVFGYGSLIWNPGFPFVSQSRAVLYGYHRRFCIASHRYRGTPEHPGLVLGLDVGGCCHGIAFRVAPASVPAVMDYLWEREMFTRAYRPRMLRIRLDGAAGRRVTACTFVVDRQHGQYCGCLDDATMARRIAASVGERGPNVEYLANTVEHLEQLGLRDRRLSVLLAEVRRLTGEGHS from the coding sequence ATGCCCCCCGATACCCTGCCTTGCGACGATGCGGCGCCGGCCCCGGTCTGGTCCCGCGACGTGACCTTGGAACCCGGTGCCGATCTGTGGGTGTTCGGGTACGGGTCGCTGATCTGGAATCCGGGCTTTCCCTTCGTCAGCCAGTCCCGCGCGGTGCTCTACGGCTATCATCGGCGGTTCTGCATCGCCTCCCACCGCTACCGCGGCACGCCGGAGCATCCGGGGCTGGTGCTGGGGCTGGACGTGGGCGGGTGCTGCCACGGGATCGCCTTTCGGGTGGCCCCCGCCAGCGTGCCTGCGGTCATGGATTATCTGTGGGAGCGGGAGATGTTCACCCGCGCCTACCGCCCACGCATGCTCCGCATCCGGCTGGACGGGGCGGCGGGACGGCGGGTCACCGCCTGCACCTTCGTGGTGGACCGGCAGCACGGGCAATATTGCGGCTGCCTGGACGACGCCACCATGGCCCGCCGCATCGCCGCCTCGGTGGGGGAGCGGGGGCCGAACGTGGAGTATCTCGCCAACACGGTGGAGCATCTGGAGCAACTGGGCCTGCGCGACCGGCGCCTGTCCGTGCTGCTGGCCGAGGTCCGGCGTCTGACAGGGGAGGGGCATTCATGA